Genomic DNA from Oncorhynchus clarkii lewisi isolate Uvic-CL-2024 chromosome 5, UVic_Ocla_1.0, whole genome shotgun sequence:
TGCAGTAGCAAAACCTCAATATTACCTGACTTTACAGGACGCAACAGACCCAGAACATTATCATCTGAGAGCCTCGGCAGTAATACAATCCTTATCCAATATATTTACATTTCTACATTcaataataatatattttgtCCCATGTTGACTTATTACTCTCTGTTTACCTCTAGTGTCATATGAACGCATTTTGTCCATCCAAAGTTTGAGTGAGGTTGAGAACCCATGGAAAAGCATTACTCTGAACCGTTGCATAGTGTTTGCCATCATCATTGTGCTTGTGAGCTCAGGCGTGAATGAAATACATGGTGAGTGCTGAAACATTATGAAACATTTGTCAATTTCTCATAACCTCAATGCACACAGACTAGCTCATGCACTATCTGTTGTGGTTCAGATGCTCTGGATGTACTTCTAGAGGATAATGATCTTCCTCAGATGTTCCTTGGAGGCACGGGTCTACAACCAGATGGCATAGCTCAGGTATTGGAGCTCATAGCTTTTTCCTTCACGTGTCCCTCTTATAActaacacagtgaataacaaataattacGTGCTCGGCTTTGGAACCTTATGTAATGATCCTGTGTGTTTCCTGTTCCCTCCCTGCAGCCTGCAGCCTCTCTGTGGGACAGCTTGCTGAGTTGGGGCTCAGACGATGGAAGAAAAGGAAATccaaagagaagagggggaatcTTGAGAATCAGAAATAGAGATGTGTCTGACAAAGGGCTGTTAAAGGAATGATAGAGGGAATACATTATGGAGAATGGtaaaggaggggaaagaggaggatagtACAACAAAAAAGGAAAACATTTTCTGAAGGACTAATCAAAGTGTGTTTATTATGTTGAAATATAAGGATATATTGTAGTTAAAATGTtactactgtaaaaaaaaaaaaaagatacatTACATCACAATGATCTTAAATGCACCATACAGTCTAATCTGATCATGCATAAATGTTCATATTTAAAGGGTATACAGAAATCAATAAGATGAGCTGGTTCCTAACTCGTATTTGATGATCAATATATTCTTTCAGCCTTCAATACGATCATGTGGTGCAAATTGATAATGCACAAATCGTACTTGAAAGATCCAATATGTGCACTGAGCCAATGAGTTTTCTATTTACATAACTGAGTGACAAAATGTGTATTAAATCAGCTAATATTGTAGACAACTAGATGTGATAATGTATTtacaataaacaaaataaatgcACTAGATGATTTAAAACATGCAATTCTACTTGACTTTTATTGAGTAATGGTGCAACAACCCAGGTGCCCTGGCCCTTTAATACCAATCATTGCACCACATGGAGGAGTCAGCGGCATCCACACTCCTTGGCCACCATGTTTGGTTTGTAGCAGATATTGGTTCCATGCTCATCCAACTCCACCACCTTGAGGTCCTCATAGTCCACAGGCACACAGCAGGGCGAGCGCTCCAGCGCCAGGCCACTCTGGATCTGGCTGTTAAGCAGGATAGCATGGTTATTCCCATTGGTCAGGGGAAAGCTGCAGACTCCCTGGCAGTTGTAGATGGTGGCCTCAGGAGGAGACAGCAGGTATTTCTCTAGGGACACGGTGAGACTGTGCAGTCGACAAAGGTGCCGGTTCCCTGGGCCCTTCTGGCCTGCTCTAGCGGCCCGCTGCCCCCTCTCCACATCCCAGGCTCCCACTACTGTCTGCAGGGCCTTCAGCAGAAGCAGGGCTCGGTACTGCGTCTCACTGGGGCTCCCAACACCTATGTGAGTGAAAGAAAAAAAGGTTTAAATGACTTAGCAATTCAATTAATGCCCAGACATTGATGATGAATTTACATTGAGGTCTGCTCACCTGCTGGTGCTTCCTCGCCCTCTTTAGGAAGGACACTGAGATCTTGGAGTCTCCTCAGTCTGTCCATTCCTGCTTTGCCCACCTCCTCCACCCTCATCTGGACCAGAACCTCCTCCAGCCTCTGCCTGAGCACCTCCAGTAGGGCGGGCTGCAGGGACAGCTCCCCGCGATGCCCCTGGAGCACAGAGCCCTGTGTGGGGAAAGAGAACAGGGTGGGAGCTGAGGAGTTGAGCAGCCTGGCAAGGAGGGTCTCACTGGACGACACCCCAAGGGACAGGGGGGGAAGagagtccagagagtacagaggGGCCGAAGCAGCCCATGGTTGTGACTGCGTCTGTGGTGGCATGACGTCACTGAGGAACTTCTGCAGCTCACACAGAAACGTGTAGGTCCCAGAGGGAGCAGGGGAGGGACTCAGCTTTTCTGTCACTCTGAGGAAGACAATTACACTCATTTAAGAATCTCTATGGCTTCAATCACTTAAAGAAAAAGACAGTAATAGGTACCGCATTTGAAAAAAGACAATGCTAACCGACCTTTCATCAGTTCCTCTATTTGTTGAGAAAAGCAACAGGGGAATGACACTGACATCACTTCTTGTTCCGTCACCAATCAGGATACCTCGTAGTTCAGACAGCTTTTGTCCTGCCGAAAGGTGAATAATCTTGAGACATGTTGATGGAAGGAAAGCATATTAACTTGAACACGATAAGCTGTACAAGATGTTCTTACCTGTCTCTGGTGTTTTTGTGTCAACATTGAATCTCCATCTCAGTTGACTTTTGCCCTCGGGTTGCTTTCCTGTTAGGATGAGGAACTGTGTTCCTTCTGAAATACATACTGTCTGGGAGAAGTGGGAAAAGGTGGAGTCAGATAATAGCAGAACATCAAAAACTAAAGAAGCAAAATGTCACCGGCCACATTATCATGGTGAGAAATGCATCATCGTGATGATGTGGCCAGTGACACTGCTTCGTGAAAGcacaatatcttgaaaacttgacagCTGACATACAAAAcatttgggactgtatcaacagtggacttaTGAAAAAATAGTCTTtgagtggagttttcctttaatggTCTGTAAACATCATGGTAAAGACAAGACTTAGAAAATGTGAAAGACAAGTAAGAAGTTCAGGAATGTTGTTCTTGAGCAGGTAATGTATTCAAACCTGTTTGTAAGGCTGCAGAGAGTGACTGGTGAAAGTGATGGCACCGAGCGCTCCTGTTCTGGGGTTTCTAAAGGCAAGGAGCAGTATGGGCTTGATATTGGAGAGGGGAGGCCGGGGGAGGTGGAAGGTCAACACAAGACCCCCTCCCTCCACTTCACCCTCCATGAGCTCTGATAGACAAGACATAACATCCCATTTCAGTACATTCAGAATCAGATCCATATCTGTGCCATACCTACAAAGCTGAAATCTGGAAAGAGACAAAAATGTACCTTTGGTTGGGTGCCAAACATGTAGCCCATGTTTCTCTTTTTTGGCTTCTTCAGCTAGTGTGGATAAGGCAGGTACTGGAGCACCATCAGAGTGTGAGCAAATGCCAAATCGAGTCAAATCCTCCTTTCTCAGGTCGCTTTCCTGGCCCCAACCTTCACGAAGTGCTGAAAACATATCCTCAACAACCTCTCCATGAGACGGTATCCTTCCAAAACATGGAGTGTCCCCAGGTAGGTGAGGAGCGCTGGGATGGGAGTTTATGGTCTCCTTCACTGTTAAGGCATTCTCTCCCAAACCTTTTCCAACCTCCACTGAACGGTTGTCTCCTTGGATGAAAGAACAGACTAAATGTAGTCACAGAAGGCTGTATTCCCATAACAATATTTTGACAAATGTATAATTTGTTGGCCAAAAGATGACCTTAATCAGAGATGATATTGCATCATTCACAATGTGATAAATTAAGTTACAGAAAATTCTAATAAGCAGTTAGTTAATGCAATTAACAAATAGAGCACAACTGTGCATTACAATGCATACAATATTTTCTTGCAAATGCTAATGAATCCATGTTTGGTCACAGCTATGGCCAGGTCCCAGGTATACAGATTCATATCAATGCAACAAGTTACAAACAGCAGTACGGACAGTGTAATTGGGATGGTGAATAGTGTGACTGACCTGGCCCTGTTCCTGGGTGGTCTGGCGTGGGGTCCTCCTGACACCGGCCTAGCAGGCTGTCACTCAGTCTGCCCTGGTGTGGCAGAGTGACCATTGTGCTGGGCAGCAGCAGTATCAAGCAGAATATGCCCCATAGCCTCATGGTAACCCTGTCTGTCCAGTCACGTCTGGATGGAACACTTGTTTTGGGTCAGGTCAGCGAGGGAGATGAGTTTTATGTACCGCCCCTCTTTCAGCTAAGGAGGACAGGCTGCCAAATACGCAGCTCATACTATGTGATGTGTCCTTGAGAAAGTTGTAAGATGTGGAGGGACAGTGAATACTACGGTGGGTTGAGATAAGGCTAGGGAAAGGAAGCACAAGACAGACAATGGAGTGTTTTGTGTGTGGCAGACAGACACCTGCCCTCCCTGTGGGTGAGAAAAGACTGGTGATTTAAGCACCTCCAAaaaggaagggaaggagacagaaaAGAGACAGAAAAACCATGCGTGTAATGACAATTCTATAAAGGCCTTTCATAGGTAATGTCTggtctattacagtatattaacacTAGCATTGCTTCTGTGTCCTGCCATTTCTTACATACAGTTCTTcttcagggatgatcaactagattcagctgcaaTACAGAATATACACAAATTAcaaaatcatttgtagactgcaaattgaccgcaagaagcccaaacaggtatatttgactaaaacatgcTAACTTCACACCTTGCGTATGAATACTTTACAGAtttccaaaataataaatacaagaAAATGCTTAGGAAACTTGGGGGCCAAATTCAGCCCACCAGTTGTCTCTCCCCCAATACACAAACAGATATTGGAGTGTTCTTCATAAAAGTAGCCATTTGTGATGCAATTCTAAGGATGCGATTGCAAATTGACGATTGATTACAGACACGTTGGCTTTAAAAAGTTCTCTCAGCAGTTATTGGACTAAGTACAGTGGATGGAATATGGATGTGCTGCATGCCAGATAGATACAGAAGAAGTGTTGGCTAAATAAGAGTTATTGACGGATTAAAGGATCTATGGACAGACTATGAGATGCTGCTGTTGAGACTTCTCAGGTTGAAAAGTGCCTCACGGCCTTGGTTTCATGGAGAAATCCAACAGCTGCAGCTTTGTTTTGCACACGATCAAGGTCGTTCAGTTCAGTCTGTCCTGCTTGGTGGACAACAGCGCCAAGTGATAAAGTCAAGGATTCACAAATCATCCACTAAAAATTACAAGAATTGTTTATCATTTCTAAATGGCTTGAAAACATGCACGTAACATCACAGAACACTATTTCAGAGAGTATTCAtaaagatgacattgaatgttgaATTATTCCCCAATAGTGGACATTTTGGACATAAATGTGTATTCCACACTAAAGACAGAACTGAAGAACAATTCTCAAAACACTACTGTCCATCTTTGGTCAAAACCATGATAAGCCTAGCTTTATTACAGAATGTACCAGAACTACTATAATGATAGTAGAAATCCCACCCCTACATAGTCTGAATCCTTCACTGAAAACAAACTAAAATATCATGCACCATATACAAATCCTacaatttttttaataaaaagcaTAAATAAAATCACCTTTTCAACATGCAGAATATCACCAATAAGCAGAGATGCAAATTAAATACTTTATAAGAAACCATTTTATTAATAATTATCATAAAAAGGCAAATAAACAAAAGCAAATTTCAATTTGTCATTACACATCTAAGATAATAGCACCAACACCAGACAAGAGTTCCCATGACAGCCCAAGGCGTTTTGAAACGTAGGTTTGCTGTTATTGCACCTCAAACCTGCCCTTAGTTCTACTGATCCACATAGAGTTAAAATTCAGTCCAACTACACAGCATTCTCCCTATGTAGGGATCACAAcacaaaaaactaaaaaaaaaggACATTAATTCCTtttcagagagagggagtgagacgaGGCATTTGTGAGAGTGTAAGAAGAGGATTTCCCCGACATTGTCAGACCAGTCGAACACAAAGCTGCAATCTTTTGCTGGAGTGGCTGGATGTGTGCGACAGTGAGAAATTGAGGAGACAAACATACATCTTCGAGGAAGTTTGTCAACTCCAAGCACCAATGATTTTTCAAGTTACATCAAAATATAAGAGAGGTCCCTGGTCCTGAGTTAGGGAAAGAGATAATGAAGTCACAGTTTATAGATAAGTGTGACGcatacagtagtgttatatagttTCAAGATATCTGCTATGTTCCTGAGTGAGATCTTTGGCAGGATTCAGAGTCTTGTTATGTGAAACAGTCTTAAGTGTAAAGTTAATAGAGCAGTATACTGCACTACGGTATTAAATATGTATCCAAATTTGCCAGAGATCATGTGTACTTCTTTAGGGGACATATTTAAAATGGGGTACGTCGAAGTAACAATATTCACTACACAATATtattctctctcccacacacattgCCACTCCAGCCAACTAGGAAGTATATTGTCAGACGGTACATTAATAATAAGTCAACAAGCGAGCTTGTGTTGAATTTTATTAAACCTTTTCCCTCCTCTAGCACAACAGGAGAGGAAGTGTATTAATCAGTAGCTGCATTTTCCTTGTTTTAAGTGTAGGAGAGCACCGCACCGTACTGTCTGTCTAAGAGTATTCCAATTTGATCTGAATCTTATGTCATAATAAAAGCATAATTGATACCAACTGCAATTATATCAAACAAAAAAAGAATGAAAACATCAACAATAACAGTAATTACAAAAGACCTGTCAGTGCTGATAACAGGGGACTAGCTTCTCTGGTCATGACCGACATGAGCAAATCATTGTCCTCATTCCTGATTGCAAAGCACTGTTGTCTACTGGACAACATTGTGACTATAAAGCTGTGATGTCTTATTTCTCCTCAAAGATACAgatgaaacaaacaaaacaatgaaGATAAATTAATATCCTGCTTCACATCCTCAATTAGTAAGGACTGGCAAATGACAATCAGATCAAAATGGAGCCTGGTTGTTGCAAACCCACGTAACGCATACTAGTTATTCTACTAACAGTTATATTGGAACAATTAACTTGTAACTACAACAGATGTATTATGCTCATACTATGGGAAGGAGGTGGCTTTAAGACATACCCCAGGACAGGCAGAATTGAAAGATGTGTTTTGGCTTTTGAATGCATCCATTCTTATCTGAAATCAGTTTGTATGGTTGAAACAGCACCTTTTCTagtttcaaatatatttttttacaatgacTGAAAGGCATGTTGTTTCACAGAGTAGAAGTTTCTCTTTAAAAAGCATGAAGTAAATCTGATTACAATCCAGAACAAATCAAGACAGTCTAGTTGCAGCACAAATCTCTCCCTCTGTATGTGTTAACCACATAATAGTACAAGCATAGAGTTTCCCTGTGTATATCAGAGGAGACGGTGCCATGTGACAGTGCCATGTGACTGGCATGCCCTCATTGACACTGAACAGTCATGGTGTTTCACTCACTCTATTAAGGCCCTGATTTAAACAACTCCGCACTGCTGTTTCCCTTGGGTCCAAGCCCAACCTGTTTGACAGGCTTGTAGATGTGGGTCACACATCAGCACCaaatgaaaaaacaacaacatacaaaTATAATACCCCAAAATCAATCTAGGCATTTCTTATTCACCTACACACCATTCTTAACACGAACGTATCTGTACAAAACACAGCGTCACATGCATTTACAAATAGTCCTGAACAATTTGCAAGTTTCTGAAAGCAAAAGGGTGTTTCGCAGTATGCCAAAAAAATACTGTGAAAAATCACATCTAATGAGAGCGTTACCTGTTTTCATAACTCTGAGTCAGCCGTAGGTTGAAGATAGCTTTATCAAATCGTGCAGTGTCTACAGTTGTACGCTAGGCTTAAAACAATTCAATTGGATAATTGCA
This window encodes:
- the LOC139409176 gene encoding muellerian-inhibiting factor isoform X2, whose product is MRLWGIFCLILLLPSTMVTLPHQGRLSDSLLGRCQEDPTPDHPGTGPGDNRSVEVGKGLGENALTVKETINSHPSAPHLPGDTPCFGRIPSHGEVVEDMFSALREGWGQESDLRKEDLTRFGICSHSDGAPVPALSTLAEEAKKEKHGLHVWHPTKELMEGEVEGGGLVLTFHLPRPPLSNIKPILLLAFRNPRTGALGAITFTSHSLQPYKQTVCISEGTQFLILTGKQPEGKSQLRWRFNVDTKTPETGQKLSELRGILIGDGTRSDVSVIPLLLFSTNRGTDERVTEKLSPSPAPSGTYTFLCELQKFLSDVMPPQTQSQPWAASAPLYSLDSLPPLSLGVSSSETLLARLLNSSAPTLFSFPTQGSVLQGHRGELSLQPALLEVLRQRLEEVLVQMRVEEVGKAGMDRLRRLQDLSVLPKEGEEAPAGVGSPSETQYRALLLLKALQTVVGAWDVERGQRAARAGQKGPGNRHLCRLHSLTVSLEKYLLSPPEATIYNCQGVCSFPLTNGNNHAILLNSQIQSGLALERSPCCVPVDYEDLKVVELDEHGTNICYKPNMVAKECGCR
- the LOC139409176 gene encoding muellerian-inhibiting factor isoform X1, translating into MRLWGIFCLILLLPSTMVTLPHQGRLSDSLLGRCQEDPTPDHPGTGPDNRSVEVGKGLGENALTVKETINSHPSAPHLPGDTPCFGRIPSHGEVVEDMFSALREGWGQESDLRKEDLTRFGICSHSDGAPVPALSTLAEEAKKEKHGLHVWHPTKELMEGEVEGGGLVLTFHLPRPPLSNIKPILLLAFRNPRTGALGAITFTSHSLQPYKQTVCISEGTQFLILTGKQPEGKSQLRWRFNVDTKTPETGQKLSELRGILIGDGTRSDVSVIPLLLFSTNRGTDERVTEKLSPSPAPSGTYTFLCELQKFLSDVMPPQTQSQPWAASAPLYSLDSLPPLSLGVSSSETLLARLLNSSAPTLFSFPTQGSVLQGHRGELSLQPALLEVLRQRLEEVLVQMRVEEVGKAGMDRLRRLQDLSVLPKEGEEAPAGVGSPSETQYRALLLLKALQTVVGAWDVERGQRAARAGQKGPGNRHLCRLHSLTVSLEKYLLSPPEATIYNCQGVCSFPLTNGNNHAILLNSQIQSGLALERSPCCVPVDYEDLKVVELDEHGTNICYKPNMVAKECGCR